In Flavobacterium sp. N1736, the following are encoded in one genomic region:
- a CDS encoding STAS domain-containing protein, with amino-acid sequence MQNNLLGGLKDHENKLLTIWSQLLIESGSTDGATEEEESKEFSSLLLNALALTNDKDSQEFERVYDLLMGISSSRAKRGFSPRENAQYLISFKEAASKILSEIETDKDKLYNANLQLNAVLDNMTIMTFESYMKGREDVISRQVDEISEISTPVIRVWDGVVALPIIGTLDSSRTQVVMENLLQQIVDTGSSIAILDISGVPAVDSLVAQHLIKTVSATRLMGAECIISGIRPEIAQTVVHLGIDLTGIITKASLASALQTAFDMLQLTVVKRK; translated from the coding sequence ATGCAAAACAATCTTCTTGGTGGCTTGAAAGACCACGAAAATAAATTACTTACAATCTGGTCACAACTACTTATAGAAAGCGGATCAACTGACGGGGCTACAGAAGAAGAAGAATCAAAAGAATTCTCATCACTTTTATTGAATGCTTTGGCTCTTACAAATGATAAAGATTCGCAAGAATTCGAACGAGTTTACGATTTGCTTATGGGGATTTCAAGCTCAAGAGCAAAAAGAGGTTTTTCACCAAGAGAAAATGCCCAGTATCTTATTTCATTTAAAGAAGCTGCTTCAAAAATTCTTTCAGAAATAGAAACTGATAAGGACAAATTATACAATGCAAATTTACAATTAAACGCTGTTTTAGATAACATGACTATTATGACTTTCGAGTCTTATATGAAAGGTCGTGAAGATGTTATTTCGAGACAAGTAGATGAAATAAGCGAAATTTCAACACCGGTTATCAGGGTTTGGGATGGCGTTGTAGCACTGCCTATTATTGGAACTTTAGACAGTTCAAGAACACAAGTTGTAATGGAAAACCTTTTACAGCAAATAGTAGACACAGGAAGCTCTATTGCCATACTTGATATATCAGGAGTGCCGGCAGTAGATTCTCTTGTAGCACAACATCTTATTAAAACAGTAAGTGCAACCAGATTAATGGGAGCGGAATGTATCATCAGCGGAATTCGACCTGAAATCGCCCAAACTGTAGTGCATTTAGGGATAGATCTTACCGGTATTATCACAAAAGCGTCACTTGCAAGTGCTTTGCAGACAGCTTTTGACATGCTGCAGCTAACTGTTGTTAAGAGAAAATAA
- a CDS encoding SpoIIE family protein phosphatase produces MDNTFSCYKIDDRSLIPFIKREIHNLALQLGFTPHRAAETDIIIAELTSNLIKYAKEGELLYRAHHSEGQNQIEIYCIDQGVGIDNVVKIMNDGYSSSNTLGQGLGAIKRLSNDFQIYSMKNWGTIQYIKIFDKAEIPIPALINGFNYATIRVNYPGERICGDGYHIKYLKDGFQIFVGDGLGHGANANEAVQQAIKAFKQTRQTEPAAILRDIHDEVKKSRGLVATIATVNYKTESWNICGIGNINTRIYRGLENKTYTPYNGIIGHNIPRTLNSTIVPYEKHQIIVMHSDGLRTRWNLNDLVSIIKQNSGVIAAALYKDNIRGTDDATVFVGKII; encoded by the coding sequence ATGGATAATACTTTTTCCTGTTATAAAATTGATGATCGAAGTTTAATACCTTTTATTAAAAGAGAAATACATAATCTGGCACTTCAATTAGGATTTACTCCACACAGAGCAGCAGAAACAGATATTATTATTGCTGAATTGACTTCAAATCTTATTAAATATGCAAAGGAGGGTGAACTTTTATACAGGGCCCACCATAGTGAAGGACAAAATCAAATAGAAATTTATTGTATAGATCAAGGTGTAGGAATTGATAATGTCGTAAAGATAATGAACGATGGTTATTCTTCCTCAAATACCTTAGGTCAGGGGTTGGGTGCAATCAAAAGATTAAGCAACGATTTTCAAATTTACTCCATGAAAAATTGGGGTACAATTCAATACATAAAAATTTTTGATAAGGCAGAAATTCCTATACCCGCATTAATTAATGGTTTTAATTACGCAACAATCAGAGTGAATTATCCAGGAGAAAGAATTTGTGGCGATGGTTATCACATTAAATATTTAAAAGATGGTTTTCAAATTTTTGTTGGCGACGGATTAGGACACGGGGCAAATGCAAATGAGGCTGTGCAGCAGGCAATAAAAGCTTTTAAACAAACCCGACAGACAGAACCTGCCGCTATACTTAGAGATATTCATGATGAGGTAAAAAAGAGCAGGGGACTGGTTGCGACTATAGCGACGGTAAACTATAAAACCGAAAGCTGGAATATTTGTGGTATTGGAAACATAAACACACGCATATATCGGGGTTTAGAGAATAAAACCTACACGCCTTATAACGGAATTATCGGTCATAATATACCACGTACTTTAAATAGCACTATTGTTCCGTATGAAAAACATCAGATTATTGTTATGCACAGCGACGGATTACGAACCAGATGGAATCTTAATGATTTAGTTTCTATTATTAAGCAGAATTCAGGAGTAATAGCAGCCGCATTGTATAAAGATAATATTAGAGGAACCGATGACGCTACTGTGTTTGTTGGAAAAATAATTTAG
- a CDS encoding response regulator produces the protein MLYQNILLIDDDLEDVEILTEAIESILEKKVCYAATKRAKVIEALENSKIVPDLIFMDLNMPGVNHFELLEQIKSSEIMQQVPIVLYSSHTKEIMQELTKPFKIEHYVTKPTNYQDLITLLTEIFSK, from the coding sequence ATGTTGTACCAGAATATTTTATTAATTGATGATGATCTTGAAGATGTTGAAATACTTACCGAAGCGATAGAGTCTATACTTGAAAAAAAAGTATGTTATGCCGCAACCAAGCGCGCGAAAGTAATTGAAGCGCTGGAGAATAGTAAAATTGTACCCGATTTAATTTTTATGGATCTTAATATGCCTGGCGTAAATCATTTTGAATTATTAGAGCAGATTAAAAGTTCAGAAATTATGCAGCAGGTTCCTATTGTTTTATATTCTTCACATACAAAAGAAATTATGCAGGAATTAACCAAACCCTTTAAAATAGAGCATTATGTTACCAAACCCACAAATTATCAGGATTTAATAACGTTGCTTACAGAAATTTTCAGCAAATAA
- a CDS encoding anti-sigma regulatory factor produces the protein MITTTNKEEIAIVKEQDVVPLRNRVKDYGVKIGMSILNQTKLITATSELVRNLLKYGGGGKVIIEAVNNGRENGVRVTFIDNGPGIIDIDLAMKDGYSTGKSLGLGLPGTKRLVNEFNIQTELGNGTTVTIIKWKNG, from the coding sequence ATGATAACGACGACGAATAAAGAAGAAATCGCAATTGTAAAAGAACAGGACGTAGTTCCTTTGCGCAATCGTGTCAAGGATTATGGTGTAAAAATTGGAATGAGCATACTAAATCAAACCAAGTTAATTACAGCTACCAGCGAGCTTGTTCGTAACCTTTTAAAATATGGCGGCGGAGGAAAAGTGATAATAGAAGCCGTGAATAACGGACGTGAAAATGGAGTAAGAGTGACTTTTATAGATAATGGTCCTGGTATAATAGATATAGATTTGGCGATGAAAGACGGATATAGCACAGGAAAAAGCCTGGGACTTGGTTTACCTGGTACAAAAAGACTGGTGAATGAATTTAACATACAAACAGAATTAGGAAACGGAACAACCGTAACTATAATAAAATGGAAAAATGGATAA
- a CDS encoding STAS domain-containing protein has protein sequence MERIPILKMGDFLLVTIQVDLYDQLAENLESDLINTINKHSSKGVLIDISAVSIIDSFMGRILGNIAVMSKIMDAQTVVVGMQPAVAITLVELGLSLNGVISALNVEKGMDLLRAKMYNGDNEQIYDNDDE, from the coding sequence ATGGAAAGAATTCCTATACTAAAGATGGGAGATTTTCTGCTGGTTACGATACAAGTGGATTTGTACGACCAATTAGCAGAAAATCTTGAATCTGACTTAATAAATACAATCAATAAACACAGCTCAAAAGGCGTGTTAATTGATATATCAGCCGTTTCTATTATTGACTCCTTTATGGGAAGAATTCTGGGCAATATTGCTGTGATGTCTAAAATTATGGATGCACAAACCGTGGTAGTAGGTATGCAGCCTGCTGTTGCTATCACTCTTGTTGAACTTGGATTATCCTTAAATGGGGTTATAAGTGCCCTTAATGTTGAAAAAGGGATGGATCTGCTTCGCGCAAAGATGTATAATGGCGATAATGAGCAGATTTATGATAACGACGACGAATAA
- a CDS encoding glycosyl hydrolase: MRRIKTGFFIIFCALYACCAFAQKEAVSPWPKSININQPWARWWWMGSAVDKPNLKKSLLDFHNAGIGGVEITPIYGVKGEENNFIDYLSPKWLEMLDYTIHVSDSLNMQVDMVLGTGWPYGGSHVTLPNAATKLIVEKYQLKKNETIDKNIAVDSNKEKIPAELLYVVAYGNDGTFVNLTDQVKNKNIKLNDKGIEGNHISIPNQLEANKLKWKAQKADYTIYAVFSGKTGQQVKRAAPGGSGYTLDHYSEKALNAYVVPFNTAFKGREGKIRAIFNDSYEVYGTDFTPDFFEEFKNLRGYDLKKEMPLLLNETDNEIGNRIRSDYKQTIADLLLNKFDKPWTAWANSKNFKTKLQAHGSPGNLIDLYASADIPECETFGSMPFDIPGLRREKEDIREGDADPVMLKFSSSAAHISGKNLVSSETFTWLREHFKTALSQCKPEVEDLMLNGVNHVFLHGSTYSPTRAVWPGWQFYASVNFNANNSIWEDAPALFSYIANCQSLLQQGKPDNEILLYWPIFDTWGEYQKGNLFFQFKIHSLSEWLYGTSFYDTTKNLMKKGYGVDFISDNFLAQAKVIDGKISLGNVTFKSLIIPSCKKMPLATLQKIISLQKNGATIIFEGLPESVPGFNNYKQQEEELKSILNANSELVKPVSDIFKALENKQIYPETLVNTGLKYIRRNIDGEKTYYLVNHTPKTIDEFIPIEIGNKEVIILDPLTRESGNAIVKKSANKTLVKIKIEPGQSYFLKTENTASQKKWVYYESGSESILLKGNWQLTFDKGGPKLPSNATISTLESWTKLSPEAVAFSGSATYTLQFENPNSKIINWSLNLGDVRESAKVWVNDEFVGTAWSVPYKLNIKNLKNGKNTLKIQVTNLSANRIRDKELKGEEWKIFYEINMVDKDYKKFDATKWNPMPSGLLGPISITPLKQQN; this comes from the coding sequence GCTTTATATGCTTGCTGTGCTTTTGCGCAAAAAGAAGCCGTTTCTCCATGGCCAAAATCAATTAACATCAATCAGCCGTGGGCACGTTGGTGGTGGATGGGAAGTGCTGTAGACAAACCGAACTTAAAGAAAAGCCTTTTAGATTTTCATAATGCCGGAATTGGCGGTGTAGAAATTACGCCTATCTATGGCGTAAAAGGTGAAGAAAATAATTTTATTGATTATCTGTCTCCTAAATGGCTGGAAATGTTAGATTATACGATTCATGTTTCAGACAGTCTTAATATGCAGGTTGATATGGTTTTAGGAACGGGCTGGCCTTACGGCGGTTCTCATGTTACTTTGCCAAATGCAGCGACCAAGTTGATTGTAGAAAAATACCAGCTTAAAAAAAATGAAACAATCGACAAAAACATAGCGGTTGACAGTAATAAAGAAAAAATCCCTGCCGAACTTTTATATGTTGTGGCTTACGGAAATGACGGAACATTTGTAAACTTAACAGATCAGGTAAAAAATAAAAATATCAAATTAAATGATAAAGGAATTGAGGGAAATCATATCTCAATTCCAAATCAATTAGAGGCAAATAAATTAAAATGGAAGGCTCAAAAAGCAGATTATACTATTTATGCCGTTTTTAGCGGAAAAACCGGGCAACAGGTAAAAAGAGCCGCTCCGGGCGGAAGCGGATATACACTGGATCATTATTCTGAAAAAGCTTTAAATGCTTATGTCGTTCCTTTTAATACTGCTTTTAAAGGCAGGGAAGGTAAAATTAGAGCTATTTTTAATGATAGTTATGAGGTTTACGGAACTGATTTTACGCCTGACTTTTTTGAAGAATTTAAAAACCTGAGAGGTTACGATCTGAAAAAAGAAATGCCGCTTTTGCTGAATGAAACCGATAATGAAATTGGAAATCGAATAAGAAGTGATTACAAACAAACGATTGCCGATTTATTGCTGAATAAATTTGACAAACCCTGGACGGCGTGGGCAAATTCTAAAAACTTTAAAACTAAACTTCAGGCGCATGGTTCTCCCGGAAACCTGATTGATTTGTACGCTTCTGCGGATATTCCGGAATGCGAAACTTTTGGTTCTATGCCTTTTGATATTCCGGGTTTACGACGTGAGAAAGAAGATATTCGTGAAGGCGATGCTGATCCTGTTATGCTGAAATTTTCATCATCGGCAGCACATATTTCCGGAAAGAATCTGGTTTCATCAGAAACTTTTACCTGGTTACGCGAGCATTTTAAAACAGCTTTATCGCAATGCAAACCAGAAGTTGAAGATTTGATGCTAAATGGCGTAAATCATGTTTTTCTTCATGGTTCAACTTATTCGCCAACAAGAGCAGTTTGGCCGGGCTGGCAATTTTATGCTTCGGTAAATTTTAATGCCAATAATAGTATTTGGGAAGATGCTCCTGCCCTTTTCTCTTATATTGCAAACTGTCAATCGTTATTGCAACAAGGAAAACCAGACAATGAAATTTTGCTTTACTGGCCTATTTTTGATACTTGGGGTGAATACCAAAAAGGTAATTTATTCTTTCAGTTTAAAATACATTCTTTATCAGAATGGCTATATGGAACTTCATTTTATGATACCACCAAAAACCTGATGAAGAAAGGATATGGAGTTGATTTTATATCGGATAATTTTCTTGCTCAGGCAAAAGTAATCGACGGAAAAATTAGTTTAGGCAATGTAACTTTCAAATCCTTAATTATTCCTTCGTGCAAAAAAATGCCGCTTGCTACTTTACAAAAAATCATATCGTTACAAAAAAACGGTGCCACTATTATTTTTGAAGGATTGCCGGAATCTGTTCCGGGTTTTAATAATTATAAACAACAGGAAGAAGAACTTAAATCTATTTTAAATGCAAATAGTGAGTTGGTAAAACCGGTATCGGATATTTTTAAAGCCTTAGAAAACAAACAAATATATCCGGAAACACTTGTAAATACAGGTTTAAAATATATTAGAAGAAATATTGACGGAGAAAAAACTTATTATTTGGTAAACCACACTCCAAAAACCATTGATGAATTTATTCCGATAGAAATTGGCAATAAAGAAGTTATTATACTTGATCCTTTAACCAGAGAATCAGGAAATGCAATTGTAAAAAAATCAGCTAATAAAACTCTTGTAAAAATCAAAATAGAACCGGGACAATCTTATTTTTTAAAAACAGAAAATACGGCTTCACAAAAAAAATGGGTTTATTATGAATCAGGTTCTGAATCAATTCTGTTAAAAGGAAACTGGCAACTTACTTTTGATAAAGGCGGACCAAAATTACCGTCCAATGCGACGATTTCTACTTTAGAATCATGGACAAAACTAAGCCCGGAAGCAGTAGCTTTTTCAGGTTCTGCAACGTATACTTTGCAATTTGAAAATCCAAACAGTAAAATAATAAATTGGAGTTTAAATCTGGGAGATGTTCGCGAAAGTGCCAAAGTATGGGTTAATGATGAATTTGTTGGAACCGCATGGTCTGTTCCGTATAAACTGAATATCAAAAACTTAAAAAATGGCAAAAACACTTTAAAAATTCAGGTTACTAATCTTTCTGCAAACAGAATTCGGGATAAAGAATTAAAAGGTGAAGAATGGAAAATCTTTTACGAAATAAATATGGTGGACAAAGATTATAAAAAATTTGATGCCACAAAATGGAATCCGATGCCTTCAGGATTATTAGGACCAATTAGTATTACACCATTAAAACAACAAAATTAA
- a CDS encoding sensor histidine kinase, whose translation MKEIVKINLDNEMDLILAHKRSMKIAEMCGMPSSAQTRFSTAVSEVARCSIANGKNSVLVLGINIIRANQKEILAILTDAVDLQKCSPEAFKYAAKISGNIEYSYSGNQFITKLSQPVLAPGLLSDVKIKSLVDYFKYEPPLSPYDEIRKKNIELIALSEKLGESENRYRQLANTIPVLICIVNERNNVLLANESLNDYLQTTLTVFDKKNMSAFVHPDDLDTISEGWNKAKKSRSDFIGETRIKKGTEYVWHLISIIPNKSEDDTFNSWLVYFVDINAQKKVVEALKDNSELKEIQRELETANSKLVFKNKELQQFAFVASHDLQEPLRKIMIMLSRAGNHLSEEQKKEYYFDKITLAAGRLSNLISDVLNYSRIDNRVSQFTEVNLNDIIEEALGDLSMVIEEKNAQIQVNSLPQVLGLDTQLRQLFYNLISNALKFTTTEPSVIISLTDKYPDTIGFTDKTLSPEKFHIISITDNGIGMDSQYSGRIFDMFQRLHERDQFGGNGIGLALCRRIVENHNGFINFTSQPDQGTTFWIFLPKH comes from the coding sequence ATGAAGGAAATTGTAAAGATTAATCTTGATAATGAAATGGACCTGATATTGGCTCATAAGCGCTCTATGAAAATTGCCGAAATGTGCGGCATGCCATCTTCTGCGCAAACAAGATTCTCTACAGCTGTATCAGAAGTTGCAAGATGTTCTATTGCAAATGGTAAAAACTCTGTACTGGTTTTAGGAATTAACATTATCAGAGCCAACCAGAAAGAAATATTGGCCATACTTACAGATGCTGTCGATTTGCAAAAATGCAGCCCTGAGGCTTTTAAATATGCAGCAAAAATTTCCGGAAACATTGAATATAGCTATTCAGGTAATCAGTTTATTACAAAACTAAGTCAGCCCGTATTAGCACCAGGACTTTTATCAGATGTAAAAATAAAAAGTCTTGTTGATTACTTCAAATACGAACCGCCTTTATCTCCTTATGATGAGATCAGAAAGAAAAATATAGAGCTAATAGCATTATCTGAAAAACTTGGCGAAAGTGAAAACAGGTACAGGCAATTGGCCAATACAATTCCGGTTTTAATTTGTATTGTAAATGAGCGTAATAATGTATTGCTTGCCAATGAATCATTAAATGATTATTTGCAGACAACATTAACCGTATTTGATAAAAAAAACATGAGCGCCTTTGTTCACCCCGATGATTTAGATACTATTTCAGAAGGATGGAATAAAGCTAAAAAAAGCCGTTCGGATTTTATAGGCGAAACCCGAATTAAAAAAGGAACAGAATATGTTTGGCATCTTATTTCGATTATTCCAAATAAATCAGAAGATGATACATTTAATAGCTGGCTTGTTTATTTTGTTGATATAAATGCACAAAAAAAGGTTGTAGAAGCGCTAAAAGACAATTCTGAACTAAAAGAAATTCAGCGTGAACTGGAAACAGCCAACTCAAAATTAGTTTTTAAAAACAAAGAGCTTCAACAATTTGCCTTTGTTGCCAGTCATGATTTGCAGGAACCACTTCGCAAAATCATGATAATGCTTTCACGAGCAGGAAATCACTTATCCGAAGAACAAAAAAAAGAATATTATTTTGATAAAATAACCCTTGCAGCGGGCAGATTGTCTAATTTAATATCAGATGTTTTGAATTATTCCAGAATTGATAACAGGGTTTCGCAATTTACAGAAGTCAATCTAAACGATATTATCGAAGAAGCATTAGGCGATTTAAGCATGGTAATCGAGGAGAAGAATGCCCAAATACAGGTAAATTCATTACCTCAGGTTTTGGGACTCGATACTCAGCTTCGCCAGTTATTTTATAATTTGATAAGCAATGCCTTAAAATTTACTACAACAGAACCCTCTGTAATTATTTCTTTAACAGATAAATATCCGGACACTATTGGTTTTACTGATAAAACCCTTTCTCCGGAAAAATTTCATATTATATCTATTACAGATAATGGTATTGGTATGGACAGTCAATATTCAGGACGAATCTTTGATATGTTCCAACGACTTCACGAGCGCGATCAATTTGGAGGAAACGGTATTGGACTTGCTTTATGCAGACGAATTGTGGAGAACCATAATGGCTTTATTAATTTTACAAGCCAGCCAGATCAGGGAACAACATTTTGGATATTTCTTCCCAAGCATTAA
- a CDS encoding ferritin-like domain-containing protein, protein MKTATKNTTTAKSKSAADTKTKTTASKTSASKSTSNGTVKAKPSAAEGLRDLFVDSLKDIYWAEKALTKALPKMAKNATSENLISAINDHLAVTQEQVARLEKVFSLVGEKAVAKKCDAMEGLIKEGEGIMEETEVGAVRDAGIIAASQKIEHYEIATYGTLVAFATTLGEDDAVLLLEKTLAEEKEADILLTEAAYNTINFDANEEDQDQE, encoded by the coding sequence ATGAAAACAGCGACAAAAAACACAACTACTGCAAAAAGTAAAAGCGCAGCTGATACTAAAACGAAAACAACTGCATCAAAAACAAGTGCATCTAAAAGCACTTCTAACGGAACAGTAAAAGCAAAACCATCTGCGGCAGAAGGTCTTAGAGATTTATTTGTAGATTCTCTTAAAGATATCTATTGGGCAGAAAAAGCTTTGACTAAAGCATTGCCAAAAATGGCAAAAAATGCAACATCAGAAAATTTAATTTCTGCAATCAACGACCATTTAGCTGTAACACAAGAACAAGTTGCACGACTTGAAAAAGTGTTTTCGCTTGTGGGTGAAAAAGCCGTAGCCAAAAAATGCGACGCTATGGAAGGACTGATTAAAGAAGGAGAAGGTATTATGGAAGAAACCGAAGTTGGTGCCGTACGTGATGCCGGAATCATTGCAGCCTCTCAAAAAATTGAGCATTATGAAATTGCTACTTATGGTACATTAGTCGCATTTGCAACAACTTTAGGAGAAGATGACGCAGTATTGCTTTTAGAGAAAACTTTAGCAGAAGAAAAAGAAGCAGATATCTTGCTTACAGAAGCTGCTTACAACACAATTAATTTTGATGCTAACGAAGAAGATCAGGATCAGGAATAA
- a CDS encoding glycoside hydrolase family 88 protein encodes MRKLLLCFMIYFLYASTTSAQQPFDKKLVLKQMILANDYFMQKWPETGKTIITNKERPSNIWTRGVYYEGLMALHEIFPKEAYYDYAFSWSEFHKWGFNGGNTTRNADNYCAAQTYIDLYNLEPDAKKLKNTIANTNMLLNTPQLDDWSWIDAIQMGMPVFAKMGVLEKDNRYFEKMYEMYMYTRNKHGDHGLFNTKDGLWWRDADFDPPYKEPNGEDCYWSRGNGWVIAALAKVLTIIPENAPHREQYIKDLKLMAAALVPIQRADGFWNASLHDPTNYGGKELSGTALFVYGMAYGINSGILKKETYLPVIQKAWNAMTTESLQSNGFLGYLQSTGKEPKDGQPVTIDKIPDFEDYGLGCFLLAGSEIYKMK; translated from the coding sequence ATGAGAAAATTACTTTTATGCTTCATGATATACTTTTTGTATGCAAGTACAACAAGCGCACAACAGCCATTTGATAAAAAATTAGTGCTAAAACAAATGATATTGGCCAATGATTATTTCATGCAAAAATGGCCGGAAACAGGCAAAACGATCATTACTAATAAAGAACGCCCAAGCAATATATGGACACGCGGTGTTTATTATGAAGGATTAATGGCTTTGCATGAAATTTTCCCGAAAGAGGCCTATTATGATTATGCTTTTTCATGGTCTGAATTTCATAAATGGGGATTTAATGGCGGAAATACGACTCGTAATGCCGACAATTATTGCGCAGCTCAAACCTATATTGACTTATACAATTTAGAACCGGACGCCAAAAAATTAAAAAATACAATTGCGAATACGAATATGCTTTTAAACACGCCGCAACTGGATGACTGGTCGTGGATTGACGCTATACAAATGGGAATGCCGGTTTTTGCTAAAATGGGGGTTTTAGAAAAAGACAATCGTTATTTTGAAAAAATGTATGAAATGTATATGTACACCAGAAACAAACATGGCGATCATGGTTTATTTAACACAAAAGATGGTTTATGGTGGCGTGATGCCGATTTTGATCCTCCATATAAAGAACCAAATGGAGAAGATTGTTACTGGAGCCGAGGTAATGGCTGGGTAATTGCTGCACTTGCAAAAGTGCTTACTATAATTCCTGAAAATGCACCGCACAGGGAACAATATATAAAAGATTTAAAATTAATGGCTGCTGCTCTGGTTCCTATTCAAAGAGCGGACGGATTTTGGAATGCAAGTTTGCACGATCCAACTAATTATGGCGGAAAAGAACTTTCAGGAACAGCATTGTTTGTTTATGGAATGGCTTACGGCATTAACAGCGGAATTTTAAAAAAAGAGACTTATTTGCCTGTTATTCAAAAAGCATGGAATGCCATGACAACTGAAAGTTTACAATCTAACGGGTTTTTAGGGTATCTGCAATCAACAGGAAAAGAACCTAAAGACGGACAACCGGTAACAATAGATAAGATTCCGGATTTTGAAGATTATGGATTAGGCTGTTTTTTACTGGCTGGTTCAGAAATTTATAAAATGAAATAA
- the xth gene encoding exodeoxyribonuclease III — protein sequence MKIATYNVNGVNGRLPVLLRWLEEAAPDIVCLQELKAPQDKFPEKAINDAGYKAIWHGQKQWNGVAILSRNMNIEEITHILPGDESDMHSRYIEALIDGIVIACLYLPNGNPAPGPKLEYKLKWFQRLAERSAILLTLKTPVILVGDFNVMPTELDVYKPERWIDDALFRPEVREAFFNIISQGWTDAIRTLYPNKVIYTFWDYFRNAYSRNAGLRIDHFLLSPQIAKKLHSGAVDTHVRGWEKSSDHAPVWIKIDK from the coding sequence ATGAAAATAGCTACTTATAACGTAAACGGTGTTAACGGGCGTTTGCCTGTTTTGTTGCGATGGCTTGAAGAAGCTGCTCCTGACATTGTTTGCCTGCAGGAATTAAAGGCGCCTCAGGATAAATTTCCTGAAAAGGCAATTAACGATGCGGGCTACAAAGCTATTTGGCATGGGCAGAAACAATGGAATGGCGTAGCTATTTTGTCCCGCAATATGAACATAGAGGAAATTACTCATATTTTGCCCGGAGACGAATCTGATATGCATAGCCGTTATATTGAAGCGTTGATTGACGGAATTGTGATTGCATGCCTGTACCTGCCAAACGGAAATCCCGCTCCGGGACCTAAACTGGAGTATAAACTCAAGTGGTTTCAAAGATTAGCAGAACGTTCTGCAATACTTCTTACCTTAAAAACACCTGTAATTCTTGTTGGCGATTTTAATGTAATGCCTACTGAACTTGATGTTTATAAACCGGAACGCTGGATTGATGATGCTCTTTTCAGACCTGAGGTTCGAGAGGCTTTCTTCAATATTATTTCTCAGGGATGGACGGATGCCATTCGTACTTTGTATCCTAATAAGGTAATTTACACTTTTTGGGATTATTTTAGAAATGCCTACAGCCGTAACGCCGGACTTCGTATTGACCATTTTTTACTGAGTCCGCAAATAGCAAAAAAACTACATTCGGGTGCAGTTGATACTCACGTTCGCGGATGGGAAAAATCAAGCGATCATGCACCGGTATGGATCAAAATTGATAAATAA